One region of Eupeodes corollae chromosome 1, idEupCoro1.1, whole genome shotgun sequence genomic DNA includes:
- the LOC129941313 gene encoding putative nuclease HARBI1, whose protein sequence is MDLQGGVILADGGYPASKILLTPFRVSASLSEPERRYNIAHIHTRNHIERLFGQLKNKFRCCFNGIQLNYETSKASIVAICILHNISKNFSNVVFVDDSSPASISDEVFESDDGNGDDLVVLPGRRLTGRFYRSQFILKHFT, encoded by the exons ATGGATTTGCAAGGAGGAGTTATTCTTGCTGATGGTGGGTACCctgcttcaaaaatattgctgaCACCTTTTAGAGTGTCTGCATCACTCTCCGAACCAGAGAGGCGATATAATATAGCCCATATACATACAAGAAATCACATTGAACGCTTGTTTGGGCagctgaaaaataaatttcgatGCTGCTTCAATGGTATTCAGCTCAATTACGAGACTTCCAAGGCCTCTATAGTAGCTATATGCATTTTACACAACATATCAAAGAACTTTTCAAATG TGGTATTTGTAGATGACTCTTCTCCAGCAAGCATCTCCGATGAAGTATTTGAGTCTGATGATGGAAATGGTGATGACTTGGTTGTGCTGCCAGGTAGAAGATTAACTGGACGATTTTATCGATCACAGTTTATACTCAAACATTTtacgtaa
- the LOC129941312 gene encoding uncharacterized protein LOC129941312 gives MATKRSRSVNWTPAMKELLVEAVKPFSITVESKMNDGKTLKAKFEAWQSIQEMFNATGYCFTAKQIREQWNRLKTQARSKISAFSRSQKETGGGTPPKEPSEIDIEISAMSSVDFQLDSAEFDSDAIQAYEIENIPPPETPPQVKTKPKTRSQDVGKSPPKRSAIKRKAKKPTILTSEELIKKRIEQVKMETEKKQKYPDT, from the exons ATGGCAACGAAGCGAAGTCGGTCCGTTAACTGGACACCAGCAATGAAGGAGTTGCTGGTTGAAGCAGTAAAGCCCTTTTCAATAACAGTGGAGAGTAAAATGAATGATGGGAAGACTCTCAAAGCCAAATTTGAAGCTTGGCAGAGCATTCAAGAAATGTTCAATGCCACTGGCTATTGCTTTACAGCAAAGCAAATAAGGGAACAATGGAATCGGCTGAAAACGCAAGCAAGGAGCAAAATAAGTGCTTTCAGTCGGTCTCAGAAGGAAACTGGTGGGGGAACACCCCCCAAAGAACCTTCTGAGATCGACATTGAAATATCTGCAATGTCGTCGGTCGATTTCCAATTGGATAGTGCGGAATTTGATAGTGATGCAATTCAGGCATatgaaat CGAAAACATACCACCACCTGAAACACCACCACAAGttaaaacaaaacccaaaacaaGGTCACAAGATGTGGGCAAATCACCACCAAAAAGATCGGCAATAAAAAGGAAAGCAAAAAAGCCAACAATATTAACATCtgaagaattaataaaaaaaagaattgaacaaGTTAAAatggaaacagaaaaaaaacaaaaatatcctgaTACTTAG